A window from Chitinophaga filiformis encodes these proteins:
- a CDS encoding response regulator transcription factor — protein sequence MAQHIKTDVDRPSDKILTTEGEKGSFILIIDDEPDICRLLQLSLVKHGYKVKYVHALTEGMQYLQQQQPDLLFLDIHLPDGSGLEALPAIKKKCPALPVITISAYDNGMEKQKALNAGASYFMAKPFNVTNLDELMSDMLRRK from the coding sequence ATGGCACAGCATATAAAAACGGACGTGGACCGTCCGTCTGACAAAATATTGACAACCGAGGGGGAAAAAGGGTCGTTTATTTTGATCATTGACGATGAACCTGATATTTGTCGACTATTGCAATTAAGTCTGGTTAAACATGGATATAAAGTAAAATATGTTCACGCACTGACAGAAGGGATGCAATATTTACAACAGCAACAACCGGATTTGCTTTTCCTGGACATACACTTGCCAGATGGCTCCGGCCTCGAGGCATTGCCAGCAATCAAAAAGAAATGCCCCGCCCTGCCGGTGATAACGATTAGTGCATATGACAACGGCATGGAAAAGCAAAAAGCATTGAATGCCGGAGCCAGTTATTTTATGGCAAAACCATTTAATGTGACGAACCTGGATGAGCTAATGAGCGATATGTTAAGACGAAAATAA
- a CDS encoding sigma-54-dependent transcriptional regulator encodes MRNILIIDDEINICTLLSKFLGKHGFKVDTTMSGATALKMMKEKTFDLVLCDYRLKDTDGAQLLQDILQINPRTIVIIITGYTDVRVAVDMVKNGAYDYLSKPLYPDEILNLVHKAFAHMDAEREREESMPIRTVNGASTGNGSVQDSRDSDPDGEMLDKNHKYVYGESNGAKELFRQIKLVAPTDYSVIIFGETGTGKESVAHLIHHHSKRQNQPFVALDCGSLSKELAASELFGHEKGSFTGAINTKIGAFEQAHGGTLFLDEVANLSYDIQVALLRVIQEKVIRRVGSLKEIPIDVRIIVASNEKLSESVAKGRFREDLFHRFNEFTIYIPPLRERVEDLPLFVDAFMRQVERELQKNCGKITNEVWECFSRYNWPGNIRELKNVIRRACLLTPEHEDITLSTLPLEMKESFAQQPYEEDHQVNMSGELISITNENDLKTVALQAEYNKIINVLKEVKYNKTKAAQLLNIDRKTLYNKLRLLNINY; translated from the coding sequence ATGAGAAATATTCTGATAATTGACGATGAGATCAATATTTGTACGTTATTAAGCAAGTTTTTAGGTAAACATGGCTTCAAGGTGGATACTACCATGAGCGGTGCAACTGCTTTGAAGATGATGAAGGAAAAAACTTTCGACCTGGTGTTGTGCGACTACCGGCTGAAAGACACAGATGGTGCGCAGTTGCTGCAGGACATTCTTCAGATCAACCCACGTACTATCGTAATCATCATTACCGGGTATACCGATGTCAGAGTTGCAGTGGATATGGTGAAGAACGGGGCTTACGATTACCTTTCCAAACCGCTTTATCCGGACGAAATATTGAACCTGGTACACAAAGCATTTGCACACATGGACGCTGAGCGCGAACGCGAAGAATCTATGCCAATACGTACAGTAAACGGAGCCTCCACAGGCAACGGGTCTGTACAGGATTCCCGGGATAGTGACCCGGACGGTGAGATGCTGGACAAAAACCATAAATACGTATACGGTGAAAGTAATGGCGCAAAGGAATTGTTCCGCCAGATCAAACTGGTGGCGCCCACTGACTACAGTGTGATCATTTTCGGGGAAACCGGTACAGGTAAAGAGTCTGTAGCACACCTCATTCACCATCATAGTAAACGGCAAAACCAGCCTTTCGTAGCGCTGGACTGCGGCAGCCTTTCCAAAGAACTGGCTGCAAGTGAACTGTTCGGTCATGAGAAAGGATCTTTTACAGGCGCTATCAATACTAAGATAGGCGCCTTCGAACAGGCCCATGGCGGTACCCTGTTCCTGGACGAAGTAGCAAATCTCTCTTATGATATCCAGGTAGCTTTATTGCGTGTCATCCAGGAAAAGGTGATCCGCAGAGTAGGCAGCCTGAAAGAAATACCGATAGATGTACGCATCATCGTAGCATCCAATGAAAAACTTTCTGAATCTGTAGCGAAGGGCCGCTTCCGTGAAGACCTGTTCCACAGGTTCAATGAGTTCACAATCTATATTCCGCCATTACGTGAAAGGGTCGAAGACCTTCCGCTGTTTGTAGATGCATTCATGCGCCAGGTGGAAAGAGAATTGCAAAAGAATTGTGGTAAGATCACGAACGAAGTATGGGAATGCTTCAGCAGGTACAACTGGCCAGGCAATATCCGTGAACTGAAGAACGTGATACGCCGTGCCTGCCTGCTCACTCCGGAACATGAAGACATTACCTTGTCAACATTGCCGCTGGAAATGAAAGAGTCGTTTGCACAGCAACCATATGAGGAAGATCACCAGGTGAATATGTCGGGTGAACTGATCTCCATCACAAATGAAAATGACTTAAAAACAGTAGCGCTACAGGCAGAGTACAATAAGATCATTAATGTGCTCAAAGAAGTGAAATATAATAAGACGAAAGCAGCACAGCTACTGAACATAGACCGTAAAACCTTATACAACAAACTAAGGTTACTCAATATTAATTACTAG
- a CDS encoding low affinity iron permease family protein: MDPQNNQQQTDNGEKKTAGFFERFSSKVAQATGSQWAFFIALAAIIVWGATGPVFGYSDTWQLVINTGTTIITFLMVFIIQKSQNKDSKSVQLKLNELIAANKQASNRLIVVEDLTEEELDTLHNYYTRLAEETKKRLAMKESHSVEEAIENTDEKLEAR, from the coding sequence ATGGATCCGCAAAATAATCAACAACAAACAGATAACGGAGAAAAGAAAACCGCCGGTTTCTTTGAGCGCTTTTCCTCCAAAGTGGCCCAGGCTACCGGATCGCAATGGGCCTTCTTTATCGCCCTGGCAGCGATCATCGTGTGGGGCGCTACAGGCCCTGTGTTCGGCTATTCGGATACCTGGCAGCTGGTGATCAATACGGGTACAACTATCATCACTTTCCTGATGGTATTCATTATCCAGAAATCACAGAATAAAGATTCAAAATCTGTACAGCTGAAGCTGAATGAATTGATCGCGGCTAATAAGCAGGCCAGTAACCGCCTCATTGTAGTGGAAGATCTCACAGAAGAGGAACTTGATACACTGCATAACTACTATACAAGACTGGCTGAAGAAACGAAGAAACGACTGGCCATGAAGGAATCCCACTCTGTGGAAGAAGCCATTGAAAATACAGATGAAAAGCTGGAAGCCAGATAA
- a CDS encoding helix-turn-helix transcriptional regulator encodes MNVTIEYGIVGIPEHHIKITHQLPPQYAAYRCDFAEPVLVTSPPVDIIYHTTVADGSSLSNNIFIVREPVQLLPKVQEGLSVVCCMIEGSINLSHTDMTTVPLLQGQYGCFHIVGPQQAVLLSPGIYEIQYYGFSRDMLAIYTHHSKLAKLWLYKMDMGMPMLLTPTPGIIWEGLHHLNHELKFSVVNTGLRKTWLLGKLQELLILILEQQDNNTISSSHDVTFNTIKTFIRNNVDKELTISQLAATYFVSASKLRQSFIKYCGMSFSDYQLKVRMERARALCLENEVSIAHIAYVLGYKNPSALTKVYKNYYGETPSETRKNGLVIK; translated from the coding sequence ATGAACGTGACTATCGAATATGGTATAGTCGGTATTCCTGAGCACCATATTAAAATCACCCACCAGTTGCCCCCACAGTATGCCGCTTACCGTTGTGATTTCGCGGAGCCTGTGCTTGTGACCAGTCCGCCGGTAGATATTATATACCATACAACGGTAGCTGATGGCTCCAGCCTGAGTAATAACATTTTCATCGTAAGAGAGCCTGTGCAACTGTTGCCGAAGGTCCAAGAAGGTCTGAGTGTGGTGTGCTGCATGATAGAAGGCAGTATCAATCTTTCTCATACAGATATGACAACCGTCCCCCTGCTTCAGGGGCAGTATGGCTGCTTTCATATTGTCGGGCCACAACAGGCGGTCCTGCTCAGTCCGGGAATCTACGAAATACAATATTACGGCTTCAGCCGGGACATGCTGGCAATCTATACCCATCATTCCAAACTAGCCAAATTATGGTTATATAAGATGGATATGGGCATGCCCATGCTTCTCACTCCTACCCCGGGGATCATCTGGGAAGGCCTGCATCACCTGAATCATGAGCTGAAATTTTCTGTTGTAAATACGGGCTTACGCAAGACATGGCTATTAGGTAAACTACAGGAGCTGTTAATCCTGATTCTCGAACAACAGGATAATAACACCATATCCTCCTCGCATGATGTGACCTTTAATACTATTAAAACGTTTATCCGTAATAATGTAGACAAGGAACTGACCATCTCCCAATTGGCGGCTACGTACTTTGTCAGTGCATCCAAACTACGGCAAAGCTTTATTAAGTACTGCGGTATGTCGTTTAGCGACTATCAGTTAAAGGTAAGGATGGAAAGAGCCAGAGCCCTGTGTTTGGAGAATGAAGTGAGCATCGCACATATTGCGTATGTACTGGGGTATAAGAACCCATCAGCACTTACCAAGGTGTATAAGAATTATTATGGAGAGACACCTAGTGAGACGAGAAAGAATGGATTAGTAATTAAATAA